CCGGCTGGGTGAGGGCGGATCGGGAGGTCGGCGACTGCCGACCGGGTAAGACGTTGTGAAGCAGGATATTTCCAGAGACCGAGCCGGCCGATCGGCGGTGGGGGGGTGCCGACCGGCCGGCTTCGGAGTTTCCGGCAGGAGACTAGCTGCTGGCGGCCTGAGCCGCCGCGGGGGCGGCGCTTGCCAGCCCATCTCCTACTTGCAGAACCAACTTGCCGGTGTTGGCACCGTCGAAGAGCATGTTCATGGTGCGTCCGTACGCCTCGATGCCGCCGGTCTCCACCTGTTCGTGAGTGACCACGTCGCCACGCCGAATCCAGTGCCCGAGCGCGGCATAGGCCTCCGGATAGCGCCGGGCGAAGTCGAAGACGATGAAGCCGGTCAACGACGCACGCTTCATCAGCAGCTGCATGTACCGCGACGGCCCCGGCTGCGGGTCGGTGGCGTTGTAGGAGGAAATACCGCCGCACAGCGCGATTCGGGCGCCGCGACGCAGATGGCCCAACGCGGACTCGAGGACCTCACCGCCGACATTGTCGAAGTACACGTCGATACCTTTGGGCGCCGCAGCCCTGAGGGCCTTTCCGATCGATCCGGCCTTGTAATCGATGGCGACGTCGTAACCGAGTTCCTCGGTGAGCCAGGCACACTTCTCCGGCCCGCCCGCGACGCCGATCACCCGGCAACCCGATAGCTTGGCAATCTGTCCGGCAATGCTGCCGACCGCGCCCGCCGCACCCGAGATCAGCACGGTGTCACCGGGTTTCATCTTTCCGACATCGAGCAGACCGAAGTAGGCGGTCAGACCCGGGAAACCCAGGGCGCCCAACCAGGCCGGGGCCGGGGCCAGCGACTCGTCGACGTGCAGGACATCGTGGCGCCCGTCGGACACCGCATATTCACAGACGCCGAACATACCGGATACCGTCTGCCCCACTTCGTATTCCGGATGGCGCGACGCGTGCACGCGGCCAACGGCATGGGCCCGCATCACGGCCCCGATCTCCACCGGTTCCACATAGGTCGGAACTTCTCCGATCCAGCCACGCATGGCCGGGTCGAGGGAAATGTACTCCACGCGAACCACGAACTCGCCGTCACCGGGCTCGGGAATCGGCTCTGTGGTGATCTCCCAGGTGGAATCGTCGGCTCGGCCCACCGGGCGCTTTGCCAATCGGACTTGTTTGTTCACTTTGTCTCCGTGAGGGTATGGATGTTCGAGCCGCCGCGATGAGCCACGCCGGCTGATGAAAGGCTGAGCGCGGTTACGCGCTGGGTGTCACCGGCTGATCGGGGTTGGGACGGCCCAGCGCCCGCGCCATCACCCGGTGCATCTCGGTGACCGTGGGCTCGTTCTCACCCACCAGCAGACTGTCCCGCAGGCCGCTGCGGATCGCCTTGTTGATCCCGGGCACCTGTCCGTAGTCTTCTTCCTCCACAGCCGTCCGCGTGACCTGTTGGAACGGCTCCACCATCGCCCGCTCGTCGTCGGTCATGAAGGCCGGGACCATCGTCCGGTAGTGCGTGATCTGATCGTGCGGCTGATGCCCGGGGAACAGCCGGTTGATGAATCGGATGCCGATGAAATCGGGGGCCGTGATCACGGTGTTCGGGTACAGGTAGAGCACCGTGTTGTAGGGCGCATACTGCAACCCGTCGAGCACTGCGTCGACATCCTCGGCCTCGGCCATCTGCACGACTTCGTTCATCGACCAGGTGGTCCGGAAGTGGCGGCCGTCCGGGCCGAACGCATCATGGGTGGACACGTTGCCGATGAAGGCCGCCGCCAGGGTCTTGGCGTGCACGACCTTGACGTGATAGCTCTCCAGGTAACCGCACAGCGCCAGTTTCCAGTTCACCTCGTGCGGCAAGGTGCGTTCGTCGGCCACCTTGAAGGTGTCGAGATTGCACAGCGCCAGCTGCGGCGCGAAATCGCCGAGGAAGGCGTCGATATCCATCTCGCCCTGGGCATCGAGCATCACGAAGATCAGTCCGTAGCGCTCCGCGCACGGCAGCTCCACCAGACCGTTGTCACACAGTTCGACCTTGCCGAACTTGCCGGGCTGGGTCACCGACTTCAATTCACCGTTCGGCGCGTAGGTCCACGCGTGGTACGAACAGCTGATCCGCTTACCGACCTCGCCGGCACCTTCGAGCAGACGTGCTCCACGGTGCGAACAGGAGTTCAGGAAGGCCTTGACCGACCCGTCGTCCTGACGGACCAGCAGAACCGGTACATCGAACAACATCTCGGTGCGATACGACCGCGGACCCGCCAGTTCACCGGACGTTGCGGCGACCAACGGCACCGTGTGCATCAACGCCCGCTCCGCTGCGGCCAGTTCCGGATCCAGATACTCACTGGCGGGTATCACGCGCACCCCATCGGGGTGGGCATCTGTGGTGCCCGCCCGCACGTGCTCAATATGGCGCAGGGTCAGCGCGCGCCGCGTCTCAGCCGCAAATTCGCCGGTACTCATTGTGGACTCGATCGTCATGCCCAGCGACGCTACCGCCATCCAGCAACATTCGTCAATACTGGTATTGACACTACTCCGAGCGAGTTGCAGGGTTCGCAGAAGCCGCTGTGGTTCACAGGTATCACACGGTTGCCCAGCCCGGACGGGAACGGATGTTTCAACCAATGGAGAAATTTCTGGCAGCTGCGCGCACGGTCGCGCGATGCGGCGGCGGGTATGGTGGCGTTGGCGGCCGACTTCGGGTCCGGCGCCCGCGGGCCGCGGAACGCGCAACCGCGCCCGCCAGGCCGTCGATGTCCGACTTCCATTGCGCCGCAGTGGAGATCGTGGGATCACACACGGGGCAAGGGGACGCCGTATGCACGGCGACCGGCATCGTGTGTGAACGGTTGTCCGACACATCGGCGGCGTGCCGACGCAGTCTTCGATCGCTACGACACGGGGTGGCGACGTGACGCCGGGTGACCGCGGCCAAGACGTCTGACGCCGGCGGGTGTCCCCGCGGTGGCGTCGCGGTGGAACGCCGAGGTGGCGGCCCTCGCCGGCGGCAACGGCAGCCCGCGTGGACCCGAGTGCCAGCAATCGCCGGGCGCGGCAGACCCCAGGTGGGCCGCAGAACCCGACGTCGCCGCGAGCCGGCTTCTGGGCAGCAAGGCGCGAGCGCCGGCGACGAGGCGCGGGCGTCCCTGAGATGAGCGGTGCGCGGCGAGGCGTCGGTGGACGTGTCGGCCCACTGCCGGCGACGGCATGGAAGCACCGTGTCCGGCATCACACCCATCGGCCCGGGCGTGCGGTCGGAAGGGGTGAAAAAAAGCGGCTCCCGGGCGTGTTTCACATGCCGCGGGAGCCGTCTCACCTGTCTGAGTGCGCCCGAAGGGATTCGAACCCCTAACCTTCTGATCCGTAGTCAGATGCTCTATCCGTTGAGCTACGGGCGCTTGGGTGAAGCTTGTCGAACTATTCAGTTATGCAGCGGAGGCGAGAGGATTTGAACCTCCGGTCCGCTTTAAGGCGGACAACTCATTAGCAGTGAGTCCCATTCGGCCGCTCTGGCACGCCTCCTGAACGATCTGAGGGTACCGGACCCCCGGAACCGCCGAGCGCAAAGATTACACAGGCCGGGCGGTCAAAGGCAAAGCGCGACATCGGAGGCC
This region of Mycolicibacterium diernhoferi genomic DNA includes:
- a CDS encoding NADP-dependent oxidoreductase, which translates into the protein MNKQVRLAKRPVGRADDSTWEITTEPIPEPGDGEFVVRVEYISLDPAMRGWIGEVPTYVEPVEIGAVMRAHAVGRVHASRHPEYEVGQTVSGMFGVCEYAVSDGRHDVLHVDESLAPAPAWLGALGFPGLTAYFGLLDVGKMKPGDTVLISGAAGAVGSIAGQIAKLSGCRVIGVAGGPEKCAWLTEELGYDVAIDYKAGSIGKALRAAAPKGIDVYFDNVGGEVLESALGHLRRGARIALCGGISSYNATDPQPGPSRYMQLLMKRASLTGFIVFDFARRYPEAYAALGHWIRRGDVVTHEQVETGGIEAYGRTMNMLFDGANTGKLVLQVGDGLASAAPAAAQAASS
- a CDS encoding aromatic ring-hydroxylating oxygenase subunit alpha is translated as MTIESTMSTGEFAAETRRALTLRHIEHVRAGTTDAHPDGVRVIPASEYLDPELAAAERALMHTVPLVAATSGELAGPRSYRTEMLFDVPVLLVRQDDGSVKAFLNSCSHRGARLLEGAGEVGKRISCSYHAWTYAPNGELKSVTQPGKFGKVELCDNGLVELPCAERYGLIFVMLDAQGEMDIDAFLGDFAPQLALCNLDTFKVADERTLPHEVNWKLALCGYLESYHVKVVHAKTLAAAFIGNVSTHDAFGPDGRHFRTTWSMNEVVQMAEAEDVDAVLDGLQYAPYNTVLYLYPNTVITAPDFIGIRFINRLFPGHQPHDQITHYRTMVPAFMTDDERAMVEPFQQVTRTAVEEEDYGQVPGINKAIRSGLRDSLLVGENEPTVTEMHRVMARALGRPNPDQPVTPSA